The Pyrenophora tritici-repentis strain M4 chromosome 9, whole genome shotgun sequence sequence AGTCCCACTGGTGTCGTTTCTTTTTGCCTTTCTTTTATGCTTCTGTTTTTTTGAGTGGCTATCCTCGGCATATTTTTGGTGTTGCATGAAGCGGTCCGTCGTTGCCCGACAACTACATCGGATCCTGACACCCTCCGAAGTCGTTCCGTTACGACATCCAGACAAAGACAAAGAGAGCGCTTTTGCTGGGCACGTTATATGATTTTAGCCCATACTATCTCGACACAGGTCTTTTTTTGGCATCCGCTATGTTCAGGGCAAGAACGTTTCGGTGCGCGGCTAGGACGCCAAAAGTCACGCAGCCGTATGCAGTAGGCGCATGGTCAATATCTCAGGTTTGTCAAGTCTCGTCCTTTGGCTACGGGCTATGATGAATAATTGACTTGTCAGAACACTTTTCACTATTTCAGACCAAGCGGCACGACAAAACAGCAGAAAGTCTCCATGCGCAAGGATATGCGAGTTTATTGCTCGGGCGACAACTGGAAAAAGGCTAGAGGATCATTAACAGATGAATTGACCCATATCTCCGAGGGACCATTGAAGGGCCCGTATGGAACTAACACAAACCACGTTAACAGAGTGCCCTTTAGCGAGACTGTTACCAACTTCCAGAACGCCAGCGTCAAAGTATCAGAAGGAAAGACGAGGGTGACGGGCAGAGTAGTACCGAATATCTGGCTCCGGGATAACTGCCAGTGCGATAAGTGTAAGCATAGTGCTACTAAACAACGGCTCATCGATACATTCTCCATCCCAGAGGATATCTCGATCAAGTCGCATATTTGGGTGGAAGACGACATGATAGTCAAGATTGAATGGAGTGACGGGCACTGGAGTACATATTCGCGTGACTTCCTGCACCGGGCGACTGCACATCCAGCGTCAAAGGCTCTCGTTAGCCGTGGTCTACGCAACGTCGTTCTCTGGGACTCGACAATTGGAAAAAGACCCCCCATGATCAATTACGACGACATGGACAGGAGAATCAGACCTTTTACCAATTTATTGCGCGAGTACGGATTCTGCTATGTCGATGATACGCCTTATCGAGACCCCTACATGACGAAGGAGTTACTGGAGAAGATTGCGTTTATACGCCAGACTCATTACGGCGGCTTCTATGACTTTACGTCCGACTTGGCGAGCAAGGACACTGCATATACCAACATTGCTCTTGAAGCACATACGGATACCACGTACTTTTCCGATCCCGCAGGCTTGCAAGCTTTCCACTTGCTCTCACACACGGATGGTGAAGGTGGCGCCAGCCTGCTTGTCGACGGTTTCAAAGTGGCCGCTGAGCTCCTTGAAACCGACCCGGAAGCATACAAAATTCTCTCCACGGTAAAAGTTCATGCACACGCTTCCGGGAATGAGGGGATATCTATTCAACCCTACCGCAGCTTTCCGGTGCTCGAACATGACCCGACAATTGGCGATCTCGTCCGCGTACGATGGAACTCTTCAGACCGTGCCTGGATTGATCTCCCGATAGAGCAAGTCGAGACGTGGTATCGCGCTGCGCGCAAGTTCGATGCGCTCCTCAAGAAAAAAGAGAATGAGTATTGGGAGCAACTCAGGCCGGGGAGGGTGTTGATCTTCGATAATTGGAGGGTGTTGCATGGACGAAGTAGCTTCACGGGAAAGAGGAGGATCTGCGGCGCTTACATCAACAGGGACGACTGGATTAGCAAGTACAGAGAGGCGAGTGGGGCTGAAATGATGGCCTGTTAGTTAGAGACTGAGCAAGGCGAATGCAAATAAGACTGCAAGATAAATCTTCCCGACTTGGCTTCTTGAAGTTATATACAGCCACACAAGTCAATTCTCCCATCTTCCTGTCTCTACCGACCCTCCCTAGCAACTCTCTCCTGCTCGAGCTCCAATTCAGCCTGTCGGTAGTACTTGGCAGTGTCGACTCCATGGTACGGATGGTTTACGAAGTTTGGCCATGCGAGGACATGTGAGAATGTAGCAGCATAGCGTGAGTTTCTGTGCGCAACTCCCTGCATGTACTCGGTCATCTCAGTGGTTCCGTACAGGGACTCCCCCTTCTTGACCTTGTCGACCATTTCGCGCATGTCCATCTCGACCTCGCGACGGTTCTCGCGGGCGCCGTAGAATCGCACTGGCTAGTATTAGCAGGGTGCATGTCTCCAGCCTCGGCTGCGGGGGGTCTGGGCCATGTCGGACGTACTGCATGATCGAGAGTAGGCGAATATGAAGCACCCAGAAAGTCCAATAGCGCCGCTGAGTCGCATAATGGGTGCGAAGCCGCCCTTGCCAACCATGGAGGGCGAAACCTTCTCCCAGTAGAGCATCAGTCCAGGGCTCAAGGCTCCAAGGGCGGCACCCTGGGCCCAGTCAGAGGGGCGGGTGTACCGCATCACTCGGGTGAAGTGTCTTGACTAGAATCAGTATCCGCGAGCATTCCAAGGCGCAGGGAGAGCGTACGGGTCATTGTCGATGAGCTGTCGAGTGTTAGTCGCTGTGACGCATTGCAGGCCCGCCTTAGGCGCAATTGACTCACGGGATACTCTCCAGTGGGAATCTTGTCCGGCACAACCGCCTGGTGCCTGACTGCGGCGTCCTGCGAAGACATGATGGTGTTGCTTGTCGCTGCGGGCGTGGGTGCTATGGGCGGGCTCTTGGGTGAGGTTCCATGTCTTGGCACATGGGTCCCTCGCAGCTTGGTTGCGCGACGCAATGTCCCCAGAACTTTTGTTTCTTAGCGCGTCACGACCTCGATCGAAACCTGTGCGTGTGAACCATGCGCGCCGAGATTTTCACGTGCGCCCCAATACGATAACGACTTGTGAACATGGCTATGAAGGTCGACGACATGGAGGACGTCAAGCCGACGGGGCTAAACATGTCGAGCGCCATGGATGGCGCGTCCACTG is a genomic window containing:
- a CDS encoding TauD, Probable taurine catabolism dioxygenase codes for the protein MRKDMRVYCSGDNWKKARGSLTDELTHISEGPLKGPYGTNTNHVNRVPFSETVTNFQNASVKVSEGKTRVTGRVVPNIWLRDNCQCDKCKHSATKQRLIDTFSIPEDISIKSHIWVEDDMIVKIEWSDGHWSTYSRDFLHRATAHPASKALVSRGLRNVVLWDSTIGKRPPMINYDDMDRRIRPFTNLLREYGFCYVDDTPYRDPYMTKELLEKIAFIRQTHYGGFYDFTSDLASKDTAYTNIALEAHTDTTYFSDPAGLQAFHLLSHTDGEGGASLLVDGFKVAAELLETDPEAYKILSTVKVHAHASGNEGISIQPYRSFPVLEHDPTIGDLVRVRWNSSDRAWIDLPIEQVETWYRAARKFDALLKKKENEYWEQLRPGRVLIFDNWRVLHGRSSFTGKRRICGAYINRDDWISKYREASGAEMMAC
- a CDS encoding NADH-ubiquinone oxidoreductase a subunit yields the protein MSSQDAAVRHQAVVPDKIPTGEYPLIDNDPHFTRVMRYTRPSDWAQGAALGALSPGLMLYWEKVSPSMVGKGGFAPIMRLSGAIGLSGCFIFAYSRSCMRFYGARENRREVEMDMREMVDKVKKGESLYGTTEMTEYMQGVAHRNSRYAATFSHVLAWPNFVNHPYHGVDTAKYYRQAELELEQERVAREGR